A stretch of the Elephas maximus indicus isolate mEleMax1 chromosome 3, mEleMax1 primary haplotype, whole genome shotgun sequence genome encodes the following:
- the LOC126072204 gene encoding LOW QUALITY PROTEIN: olfactory receptor 7C2-like (The sequence of the model RefSeq protein was modified relative to this genomic sequence to represent the inferred CDS: deleted 2 bases in 2 codons) yields the protein METRNQTGVENFLLLGFAEQMDLKPLLLGLFLSMYLVTFTGNLLIILAISSDFHLHTPMYFFLSKLSFADICFTSTTIPKMLLNMQVQNKVITYVGCLTQIFFFIVFGCLDNLLLTAMAYDRFVAICHPLHYTVTMNPHFCGLLTLGSWCLSVMGSLLETLTILRLSFCKHMEIPHFFCDLPEVLKLACSNTLINNIVVYFVTSVLGVFPFTGILFSYSQIASFILRISSARGKYKAFSTCGSHLSVVSLFYGTGLGVYLSSAATASSRTSLMASVMYTVVTPMLNPFIYSLRNRDMKRALGRLLGRAASLSDGAVGGLS from the exons ATGGAAACAAGAAACCAAACAGGAGTTGAAAACTTTCTCCTCCTGGGATTTGCAGAGCAAATGGACCTGAAGCCGCTCCTCCTTGGGctgttcctgtccatgtacctggTCACCTTCACTgggaacctgctcatcatcctggccatcagctcagacttccacctccacacccccatgtacttcttcctctccaaactGTCCTTTGCTGACATCTGTTTCACCTCCACCACCATCCCGAAGATGCTCCTGAACATGCAGGTGCAGAACAAAGTTATCACCTACGTAGGCTGCCTcacccaaatattttttttcattgtttttggatGTCTAGACAATTTACTCCTCactgccatggcctatgaccgatttgtggccatctgtcacccccTGCACTACACGGTCACCATGAACCCCCATTTCTGTGGACTGCTGACTCTGGGGTCCTGGTGCCTCAGTGTTATGGGCTCCCTGCTGGAGACCTTGACCATTTTGAGGCTGTCCTTCTGTAAACACATGGAAATTCCCCAC TTTTTTTGTGATCTTCCTGAAGTCCTGAAGCTAGCCTGTTCTAACACCCTCATCAATAACATAGTGGTGTACTTTGTGACTAGTGTCTTGGGTGTTTTTCCTTTCACTGGGATCCTCTTCTCTTATTCTCAGATTGCCTCCTTCATACTGAGAATTTCATCAGCCAGGGGGAAGTataaagccttttccacctgtggaTCTCACCTCTCAGTTGTCTCTTTGTTCTATGGCACAGGCCTTGGGGTCTATCTCAGCTCTGCAGCCACAGCATCCTCTAGGACAAGTCTGATGGCCTCGGTGATGTACACTGTTGTCAcacccatgctgaaccccttcatctacagtcTGAGGAACAGGGATATGAAGAGGGCTCTGGGGAGACTCCTTGGCAGGGCAGCC TCTCTCAGTGATGGGGCCGTTGGAGGGTTATCATGA